The Sulfitobacter sp. SK011 genome contains the following window.
CTGGTTTTTGCGCTTGCTTTGCCCGCAAATGCCGAACGTCCGCGTCCCTTGGGCTGGGCGATGGAAGCGATGCGCGCCGGAAACTGGGACACTGCAGCGCTCATCGCCAACCGCGATGGCCCGGTTGCGGCGGACGTGATCGAATGGCACCGCCTGCGTGCGGGGCGCGGCACCTATGCCGAGGCCCGCGCATTTCTGGATCGACGGCCTGACTGGCCGGGCGAGGCCTATTTGCGCAAACAGGTCGAGGACGATGTGATCCAGCAGGATGACCCCGCAGTCTTGGCCTTTTTCGCCGAAATGCCACCACAGACCCCGAGTGGTGTGTTGGCCCATGCCGCGGCATTGATCCGGGCCAACCAACGCGGCGAGGCAGAGGCCGATGTCGTTCTGGCTTGGCGCACAATGCCGATGAATGCCACATCGCAGGCGCTGTTTCTGGCCGAACACGAGGGTGTCTTAAAGCCGCATCATCAGGCGCGACTGGATGAAATGCTGTGGCAACGTGAACACGCCGAGGCCCGACAGATGTTTGATCTGGTTGGCAAGGATGACGTGGCGCTCGCGAAAACCCGCATCGCATTGCAGAGACGTGAGGGCGATGTGAACAGGCTGATCAATGCCCTGCCGGCAAGCAAGGCTGGCGATCCCGGTCTGGCCCATGATCGGTTTGAATGGCGGATACGCAAAAATCTGGCGGCTGATGCAAAAACGCTTTTGTTGGAAAAATCCACCTCGGCTGAGGCATTGGGCCAGCCCGGAAAATGGAGCAATCGCCGCCGTGCACTGGCGCGCGACGAAATGCGATCTGGCAATAAAAAACGTGCCTATCAAATTTCATCGCAGCATTTTCTGGAACCGGGATCAGATTATGCTGATCTTGAATGGCTGTCAGGGTATATCGCACTGCGGTTTCTAGATGACCCAAAGGCGGCCTATCAACACTTTCTGAACCACGACAGCGCTGTTGAATCCCCAATCAGCCAAGGACGTGCCGGATATTGGCAAGGCCGGGCACTTGAGGCATTGGGTGATGCGGACGGGGCCGCCAAGGCCTATGCAATGGGTGCTCAGTTTCAGACATCGTTTTACGGATTGCTGGCTGCCGAACGTGCCGGTCTGCCTTTTGACATGACCTTGGCGGGTGAAACGCCGGCGCAGAACTGGCGCAGTTCACCTTTGGCATCTGCCCCTTTGTTTGAGGCTGGAATGTTATTGCAGGCTTCTGGCGAATTGTCCGTCGCCGAACGGTTTTGGAGCCATTTGGCGGATCAACTTGTGTCTGATGATCTGGCCTTATTGGGTCAGGCTGCGATCGACACCGACCAGCCGCATCTGGCTGTGATGATTGGCAAACGGGCCGCGCGGCGCGGCTTGACCATCGCAGCCCCCTATTATCCCATGCATTCTCTGGTCGAACTTGATTTGCCGATGGCCCCCGAGATGACCCTTGCCATTGCCCGGCGCGAAAGCGAATTTGATCCTGTGGTGCAAAGTGCCGTCGGCGCACGTGGTCTGATGCAGATCATGCCCGCCACAGCGCGCGAAGTGGCGGCTGATCTGGCCATCACCGCCTTGCACACAACGGACCGGCTGACCGCCGATCCCGACTACAACGCGCGGTTGGGGGCCAAATATTTGTCACAAATGGCGGGACGGTTCGATGGCAATGTCTCGATGATGGCCGCTGCCTATAATGCCGGGCCCAGTCGCCCTATTCGCTGGATGGCCGACTACGGGGATCCCCGCAAAGGCAAGATTGACATCGTCGATTGGGTTGAGATGATCCCATTCCGCGAAACCCAGAATTACGTGATGCGCGTCACCGAAAGCCTGCCTGTTTATCGGGCAAGGTTGGGCAAAGACCCGTTGCCGGTGCCTTTTTCCAAAGAATTAGTGGGATCGACGCTGAAGGGCTTCGCGCCAAAAGGTGAATAGCCCCGCCGCAACGATCAACCCGGCACCAATTGCGACATTCATGCGCACCGTTTCGCCAAACAATGTGATGCCGATGATCGACGCAAACACCAGTTGCAGATAGGCGAAAGGCTGCACCGCACTTGCTTCTGCAACCTCATAACAGCGGATCAAAAGCCAATGACCTGTGACGCCCGTGATACACAGGCACCCCATGTAAATCCAGTCAGTTGGCGACATTGGCTGCCAATACCATACGCCAGCGCATGTCATGGCGATTGACCCCATCACGCCCGTCCAGAAAAAGCTGGTTGCGGTGCTGTCTTTGCGGGCAACAAACCGGGTAAGCAGACCGTAAATCGCAAACATCGCTGCGGCGATCAGAGGAATGGCGGCAGCAGGTTCAAAAACCGTCATGCCGGGTTGCAAGACAATAAGCACGCCGATGAACCCAACCCCAATCGCTGCCCAGCGCCGCCAACCGACACTTTCGCCCAAAATGGGTCCGGACAGGGCCGCGACCAACAAGGGATAACAGGTAAAGACAGCATGGCTTTCGACCAGACCCAGAATAGTAAAACCGGCCACCATGACGCAGATTTCAGCAGCAAGCAGCAACCCCCGCAATGATTGCAAGATCGGCTGGGACGTCTGCGCTGCAGCACGAATACCGCCGGCCTTGCGCCGGGCAATTGCAATGACAAAGGCTGCAAAGAACCAATACCGGATCATCACAACCATCATCACGTTATATTCAGAGGCCAGATGCCGCGACAAACCGTCTTGCACAGCAAACACAAAAGTCGTTGCAACCATCAATCCGATGCCCAACGGTATATTATTGGATTGCGTCATGAAGGTAGCTTTGCCCGGGTCATGTGCCGTTTACGGCCGTACCCTTCCGTCCGCTCAACGGCAAA
Protein-coding sequences here:
- a CDS encoding lytic transglycosylase domain-containing protein encodes the protein MQVITRITATIALVFALALPANAERPRPLGWAMEAMRAGNWDTAALIANRDGPVAADVIEWHRLRAGRGTYAEARAFLDRRPDWPGEAYLRKQVEDDVIQQDDPAVLAFFAEMPPQTPSGVLAHAAALIRANQRGEAEADVVLAWRTMPMNATSQALFLAEHEGVLKPHHQARLDEMLWQREHAEARQMFDLVGKDDVALAKTRIALQRREGDVNRLINALPASKAGDPGLAHDRFEWRIRKNLAADAKTLLLEKSTSAEALGQPGKWSNRRRALARDEMRSGNKKRAYQISSQHFLEPGSDYADLEWLSGYIALRFLDDPKAAYQHFLNHDSAVESPISQGRAGYWQGRALEALGDADGAAKAYAMGAQFQTSFYGLLAAERAGLPFDMTLAGETPAQNWRSSPLASAPLFEAGMLLQASGELSVAERFWSHLADQLVSDDLALLGQAAIDTDQPHLAVMIGKRAARRGLTIAAPYYPMHSLVELDLPMAPEMTLAIARRESEFDPVVQSAVGARGLMQIMPATAREVAADLAITALHTTDRLTADPDYNARLGAKYLSQMAGRFDGNVSMMAAAYNAGPSRPIRWMADYGDPRKGKIDIVDWVEMIPFRETQNYVMRVTESLPVYRARLGKDPLPVPFSKELVGSTLKGFAPKGE
- a CDS encoding DMT family transporter, whose amino-acid sequence is MTQSNNIPLGIGLMVATTFVFAVQDGLSRHLASEYNVMMVVMIRYWFFAAFVIAIARRKAGGIRAAAQTSQPILQSLRGLLLAAEICVMVAGFTILGLVESHAVFTCYPLLVAALSGPILGESVGWRRWAAIGVGFIGVLIVLQPGMTVFEPAAAIPLIAAAMFAIYGLLTRFVARKDSTATSFFWTGVMGSIAMTCAGVWYWQPMSPTDWIYMGCLCITGVTGHWLLIRCYEVAEASAVQPFAYLQLVFASIIGITLFGETVRMNVAIGAGLIVAAGLFTFWREALQRRSH